A section of the Rummeliibacillus pycnus genome encodes:
- a CDS encoding SH3 domain-containing protein, producing the protein MFLDKLMKTIVAGSIAFSAFSFVGHFENVSLHAKAASAVYVTTDKVNLRKGPGVDQELITTLKKGNKVTLVTTQKVNNVKWAKVKWNQTIGWISSNYLKGSQAKQTTTQQKVTIENVKEKYTTTANVNMRKSASMKATIQSTLPKDAIVTVTKIKSINYVKWAFASYNGQKGWISYAYLKKVNTNPPKKEDSSTTFDRIILDEDTDLYPNANDSEEVVATIPAGIELQIEKTVMVKKVNWAKVHNDYVQGWIVLPLTDDQTN; encoded by the coding sequence ATGTTTTTAGATAAACTAATGAAGACAATAGTTGCAGGGAGTATTGCATTTTCAGCATTTTCTTTTGTCGGCCATTTTGAAAATGTATCTCTTCATGCAAAAGCAGCATCTGCAGTCTATGTTACAACAGATAAGGTGAACTTGAGAAAGGGACCCGGCGTTGATCAGGAACTTATCACTACTTTAAAAAAAGGAAATAAAGTTACTTTAGTTACTACACAAAAAGTTAATAATGTGAAATGGGCGAAAGTAAAATGGAACCAAACAATTGGATGGATTTCATCAAATTATTTAAAAGGCAGTCAAGCTAAACAAACGACAACTCAACAGAAGGTTACGATTGAGAATGTCAAAGAAAAATATACAACAACAGCAAATGTCAATATGCGAAAATCAGCTTCAATGAAAGCCACAATACAGTCAACATTACCAAAAGATGCAATTGTAACGGTTACTAAGATTAAATCAATCAACTATGTCAAATGGGCATTTGCTAGTTACAATGGACAAAAAGGATGGATTTCATATGCTTACTTAAAAAAAGTAAATACTAATCCACCCAAAAAAGAAGATTCTTCAACTACTTTTGATCGTATTATTTTAGATGAAGATACAGATCTTTATCCTAATGCAAATGATAGCGAAGAAGTTGTTGCAACAATTCCTGCGGGGATAGAATTACAGATTGAAAAAACAGTGATGGTGAAAAAGGTGAATTGGGCAAAGGTTCATAATGATTATGTTCAAGGATGGATTGTTTTGCCACTCACTGATGATCAAACAAATTAA
- a CDS encoding alpha/beta hydrolase — MEHGKLYPAVFLMHGMGSNEQDLPGLLDEIKDQCHIFSLQGPIIQAPGYAFFTIEEFGKPHRNVFDQVVIHIMNFIEEAITEYPIDAEKIFLMGFSQGAILSKSLAVAMGKEKIAGIVALSGYTPDFVKNEYQKHSVEEMPIFISHGTMDIALPYQWGEASRDFFTKQGANVTFKSFEDGHGVTPEVHQAFIAFLKEHM, encoded by the coding sequence ATGGAGCATGGAAAATTATATCCAGCTGTTTTTCTTATGCATGGTATGGGAAGTAATGAACAAGATTTACCAGGATTACTTGATGAAATTAAAGATCAATGCCATATTTTCAGCCTACAAGGTCCAATTATTCAAGCACCAGGCTATGCATTTTTTACAATTGAAGAATTTGGTAAACCACATCGAAATGTATTTGACCAAGTCGTTATTCATATTATGAATTTTATCGAAGAAGCCATCACCGAATACCCAATTGATGCAGAGAAAATCTTTTTGATGGGCTTTAGTCAAGGTGCTATATTATCAAAATCTTTAGCTGTAGCAATGGGTAAAGAAAAAATAGCAGGAATTGTTGCCTTAAGCGGTTATACGCCTGATTTTGTCAAAAATGAATACCAAAAACATTCAGTTGAGGAGATGCCTATTTTCATCTCACACGGCACAATGGATATCGCGCTGCCATATCAATGGGGAGAAGCTAGTCGTGATTTCTTTACAAAACAAGGTGCAAATGTAACATTTAAATCTTTTGAAGACGGACATGGCGTGACACCTGAAGTACATCAAGCATTCATCGCATTTTTAAAAGAACATATGTAG
- a CDS encoding acyl-CoA dehydrogenase family protein, whose product MESFIRTEKQRKLLAKIEQLIPIFQKREPELDAPGSFPYKNIEDLININYTKLTLPTKFGGQGLGLYDYILAQEAIAVGCGSTALSIGWTNGTILEYVESQHWNQEAAKVLLEAIANGGLVNTASSENNAGSPTRGALPRTTVLRDGEELVITGEKIFTTAAPALTHFIITATNENKEVEMILVPSETKGISLKDSWDSLAMRGTASQTVILDHVRVPSRYLLQTKSPQLKAAKGWLLHIPACYIGIAKAARNYALKFATSYIPSSLGKPIAEAQNIKQLIGEMELTLATARHMLYGIVERYEQCEDKTAFKEPLDVTKIEVTNAAMKVVDLAMRIVGARALLESNPMHRYYLNVRAGLYNPPMSDVIQTKLANEAIEKFLEK is encoded by the coding sequence ATGGAAAGTTTTATTCGTACAGAAAAACAACGTAAACTATTAGCTAAAATAGAACAATTGATTCCTATTTTTCAAAAACGTGAGCCAGAATTAGATGCTCCTGGATCATTCCCCTATAAAAACATTGAAGATTTGATAAACATTAATTATACCAAACTAACATTACCTACTAAATTTGGTGGTCAAGGTCTAGGTTTATACGATTATATTTTAGCTCAAGAAGCAATCGCTGTAGGATGCGGTTCTACAGCTTTGTCCATCGGCTGGACGAACGGTACGATTTTAGAATATGTGGAAAGTCAGCATTGGAATCAAGAAGCTGCAAAAGTTTTATTAGAAGCAATTGCAAATGGAGGGCTAGTTAATACGGCTTCTTCCGAAAACAATGCTGGTAGCCCCACACGTGGAGCACTTCCAAGAACAACTGTTTTACGAGACGGTGAAGAACTTGTCATCACTGGTGAGAAAATTTTTACAACTGCTGCTCCAGCACTCACTCATTTTATTATTACTGCAACAAATGAAAACAAGGAAGTTGAAATGATATTAGTTCCGAGTGAAACAAAAGGTATTTCACTAAAAGATTCATGGGATTCTTTAGCAATGAGAGGTACAGCTAGTCAAACGGTGATTTTAGATCATGTTCGTGTGCCAAGCAGATACCTATTGCAAACAAAATCACCTCAACTTAAAGCAGCAAAAGGTTGGTTATTGCATATTCCAGCTTGTTACATTGGCATTGCAAAAGCCGCAAGAAACTATGCTTTAAAATTTGCGACATCCTACATCCCATCATCACTTGGTAAGCCAATCGCTGAAGCTCAGAACATTAAACAGTTAATCGGTGAGATGGAACTTACATTAGCAACTGCAAGACACATGCTATATGGAATCGTTGAGCGCTATGAACAATGTGAGGACAAAACGGCATTTAAAGAACCTCTCGATGTAACAAAAATCGAAGTAACAAATGCGGCCATGAAAGTAGTTGATCTTGCAATGAGAATTGTAGGCGCAAGAGCATTATTAGAGTCAAACCCAATGCATCGTTACTATCTAAATGTTAGAGCCGGTCTATATAACCCACCAATGTCTGACGTAATTCAAACAAAATTAGCGAATGAAGCGATTGAAAAGTTTTTGGAGAAATAG